The Budorcas taxicolor isolate Tak-1 chromosome 2, Takin1.1, whole genome shotgun sequence genome window below encodes:
- the SFT2D3 gene encoding vesicle transport protein SFT2C, whose translation MADLNRQLQEYLAQGKAGGPAAAEPLLAAGEAKEPTAEAGAWLSRAGLRWTWTQSPAEPAAGQTCLPSVTRTQRLAASGVCLLLAALCFGLAALYAPVLLLRARKFALLWSLGSALALAGGTLLRGGAACGRLLRGEEAPSRPALLYVVALGATLYAALCLRSTLLTALGACAQVAALLAALLGVLPRGAGTALRITLGRLGPGAALAKALPV comes from the coding sequence ATGGCGGACCTCAACCGCCAGCTGCAGGAATATCTGGCGCAGGGGAAAGCGGGCGGCCCGGCGGCCGCGGAGCCACTGCTCGCCGCGGGAGAGGCGAAGGAGCCCACGGCGGAGGCCGGGGCGTGGTTGAGCCGCGCGGGCCTGCGCTGGACGTGGACACAGAGCCCCGCGGAGCCGGCGGCGGGACAGACGTGCCTGCCCAGCGTGACGCGCACTCAGCGGCTGGCGGCGAGTGGCGTGTGCCTGCTGCTGGCTGCGCTCTGCTTCGGCCTGGCCGCACTCTACGCGCCTGTGCTGCTGCTGCGCGCCCGGAAGTTCGCGCTGCTCTGGTCGCTGGGCTCGGCGCTGGCACTAGCGGGAGGCACACTACTGCGCGGCGGCGCAGCGTGTGGACGCCTGCTGCGCGGCGAGGAGGCGCCCTCGCGGCCCGCGCTGCTCTACGTGGTCGCGCTAGGCGCGACGCTGTACGCGGCGCTGTGTCTGCGGAGTACGTTGCTCACAGCGCTGGGCGCCTGCGCACAAGTGGCCGCACTGCTGGCCGCCTTGCTGGGCGTGCTTCCCCGGGGCGCGGGCACCGCTCTGCGCATCACGCTCGGGCGCTTGGGCCCGGGCGCCGCCCTCGCCAAGGCGCTCCCCGTTTGA